The region CGCCATATTCATCGTTCATCTTAAACAATGGCAACTTGTCCCACAAATATTGGCTTTTTCTAATTTCTGCGATATATTCTTTTCCTAATTCTTTTGACACGTGTTCCAATATCTCATTATAGATAGGATTGCGCCTAAACTTGTTAAAGCAACGATAATTAAATGCTGCCCTCATACAAACGTGCGGGTATGCTTGATTGTTAGACACACTAATAAGTGATCGTTTTTTATTAGCCAACGATCTATAAGCTTTTCGGTAAATTCTCTGTAAGATACCCATCGGCACCATTCCCGAATAGGTCACCTTTGTCAACTCATCACAACAAAGACCAACGTTGCCGTGTAGCTAATGAGGTTTGGTTATTTTATCATCGACAAAAGCACTCAAACCCCATTGTTGTAAAGACAGCGCACTATAACCTCCGCCGACCATAACCCTGCGCGCGGACCAAAAACTCACGGGCGGCTATCCTTTTTCCAACTCTTGCATATCCGAATCCACCATCATCCTCACCAGCTCATCGAAGCTCACCTTGGGCTCCCAGCCCAGCTGGCGTTTGGCCTTGTCCGGATCGCCCTTCAAATACTCCACCTCGGCCGGGCGGAAGTAGCGCGGGTCGATCTCCACGTAGTCGTGCCAGTCCAGGCCCACGTAGCCGGAGGCCGCCTCCACGAAGTCCCGCACGCTGTGGGTCTCGCCCGTGGCGCCGGTGTCGCAGGTGTGCTCGGGAACATCAAAGCTCACCTTGACGTGGCTCTGGGCCCCTAGGTTGTAGATCTCGGTGGGTTGCACCTTCATCAAAATCTGGTTGATGCTCGAGGCGTCGGCGAGGTCGCCGTAGACCAGGCGCAGATGGGCGCCCTCGGCCTG is a window of Desulfarculaceae bacterium DNA encoding:
- a CDS encoding GDP-mannose 4,6-dehydratase, which encodes MVAASRCYFKLDLDKRSLVTGITGQDGAYLAELLLPKGYEVWGIIRRSSSFSTGRIDHLYHPPQAEGAHLRLVYGDLADASSINQILMKVQPTEIYNLGAQSHVKVSFDVPEHTCDTGATGETHSVRDFVEAASGYVGLDWHDYVEIDPRYFRPAEVEYLKGDPDKAKRQLGWEPKVSFDELVRMMVDSDMQELEKG